Sequence from the Acidiferrobacteraceae bacterium genome:
CAGGGGCATCCGCCGCTCAGCTCGGCATCGCAGGCGAGCAGGGTGATGCGGGCACGCATCTGGCCCTTGATGGCATCGATCTCTGAAAGGAACTCGCCGATCTCCCGGTCCGCCACCGAACCGCTGGTGTCGATGGCAACGACCAGGTCAGTTTGGGCACTGCGCAGGCTGGGGAAGATGGCATCGCCCTCGCGCCGGCTGGACGGGCGCATATAGCTGTAGTCGTCGTGGGCAACGCGGGTCATGTAGCGCGCCAGCAGCATGCGCCAGGGGAGTTGTGGCTGCAGCAGATGATCGACCAGCCGCGCCATGGCGCCACCGAGCTTGCCTGCCTGCATGGCCTGTTGTGCGGCACCGGCCAGGCGCTGTTGCCACTGCACGGCCAGGGAATCCCGTTCCTGATCGCTCAGGGGCGGGGGCGGTGAGGCGCCGCCCTTCGATTCATCGGTCTCCCCGTGCTCACCGGATCCCTGGCCGTCCTGGGGCGGGTTCTCACCCCGGCCCGAACCCGAGTCGGAACCGGGCGGTGGTGGCGGGGAGTTTTGCGGCGCGTTTCCCTGGCCGGATTCGCTCTGGTTCTCGTCGTACAGGTGCTGGTCCATGGGTTCCTGATCCGCGTTTTCGTCGATCAGGGGGTAGATTTCCTCCGCGGTCATACCTTCGTATTCGCGCAGCAGCAGCGCATCGGGCGTCGGGATCAGGCCGTCGTTTGCCAGCAACGGATTGATGGCGAAGTCGCAGGCCACATCCCACCGATGTTTGTCCCGATGTCCGCGACGCGCAAAATGGGAAAGGGCGCAATGCATGGCCTCGTGGGCAAGCACGAATTGGGTTTGTTCCAGACTGAGTGCGTCGATGTAGGCGCGGTTGTAGTAGAGCTTGCGCGCGTCCGTGGCCAGGGTCTTGCACCACCTGGGATCGCCGGCTACGAGCGGAAGACGCAGGACCAGGGCGCCGAGAAAGGGCTTGTCGAGGATCAGGCGCGTGCGCGCCGCGCTGAGTTTGGTTTCTATCGCGTCGTCGGCCACGGGATCAGGAATCGTACAGCATGACGTCCGCGACGTTCTTGGCCCACTGCTGGAATTGGGGAACGGCGAAGATCTTCTCGCCAATGGCGCGGTGCATGTCCGACACCAGCATGACCCCCATCTCGCGGCTGGGGAAGCGCCCGGCGTAATCGAGAATATGGCCCAGGGCCTCGGTGCCGTTCTGTCCGTTCTGTGAGCGGATGGAACGGCCGACCAGGGCCGCGGCCACCGCATACTGCAAATCGGTTTCCTTCGGTACCGGGACCGAGGGATCGCCGGCGGTGATGGCATCGATATCGGGCAACTGGTCGAGATTGTCGATGAAGGCCTTGAGTTCCACCCCGGCGGCCGGTCCTACGCACGCCTGCAGCGCACCGAGAATGAGATCGGGCTTGTCGAGAAATTTGTGTAGCGCACGATGGGCGAACTCCCACGAGCGCGGGGAAGGGAAGGCCACGGGGTTGTGCGCGGGATCGAAATCGAACAGGAGTTCGGGACGGAAACGCAGAAACGCGATGATGCGTTCATCGATCTCGTGCGCGTAGGCCCACTGCACCCAGTCATCAAGATTGGTCTCGAACTCCAGATGCGAAAAACGATTGGCGAGGGGCGCCGGCATGCTGTAGGTAACTCCACGGTCGCCCTGGCGATTGCCGGCGGCGAAAATCGCCCAGCCGTCAGGGATGTGGTACTCGCCCAGCCGGCGATCGAGAATCAGCTGATAGGCGGCGGCCGATACGGTGGGTGCGGCCGAGGTGATCTCGTCCAGGAACAGAATGCCTCGCGGGCCATGGCGCTCGGCATCCGGCAGCAGTGCCGGGATGGCCCATTCCACCAGATCATCGACGCGGAAGGGGATGCCGCGCAGATCCGAAGGCTCCATCTGCGACAGGCGAATGTCGATCACGGGTACCCGGTGGCGCTCGCCGATTTCCTGTACCAGCTGTGATTTGCCCACGCCGGGTGGACCCCAGAGCATGACCGGCGTGTGGTGGCCATGCTCGGTACTCAGGAACTCTCCGTCGAGTATGGCTCGTACGTGGGCAGGGCGCATGTGAACTCCGTTGAAACCGTTGAGAAGATTGCGTAGGGAAAGGGATTTTACATTTTCTGTTAGAGTAAGTCCTATCAATATAAGCACAGAATCGTTGTGCCGATAGGCCGCGAGGGAAGCGCATGGGGCAGGACATCAACGGCGGTCGGTACCAGAAGCAGGACTTTGATGCCTTCCGCGCACGCCTGACAGAGGAAACCGATCTGCTGCACGCATTCCTGCAGGAGGGGCGGTTCGCGGACGGGGCTCGCACTGGCGGCTATGAGGTGGAGGCCTGGCTGGTCGATGGCGAACTTCGACCGGCGCCCATCAACGAGGTGTTTCTCGAGAAGCTGGACGATCCAATGGTGGTGCCGGAGCTGTCCAGTTTCAACGTCGAACTGAATACCGAACCACGGGTCCTGCAGGGGGATGCGTTGCGGCGTATGCACGAGGATCTGGATCGCGTCTGGAGCCGCTGTCGCGAAGCGGCATCGCAACTGGGTGCCGAACTGCTCGCGACCGGGATCCTGCCGACGGTGCGGGAAGATGATCTGGTGCTGGACAACATGTCGCACCGGCCACGTTACCGCGCTCTCAATGAACAGATTCTGCGCCTGCGAAAGGGTGAACCCATCCATCTCGATATCGCCGGTCGCGAAGTCCTCGATGTATCCCATCATAACGTCATGCTGGAAGCCGCGGCGACTTCGTTTCAGATCCACCTCAAGGTCGGGCCCGAGGAAGCGGTACGCTATTTCAATGCCTCGATCGTTCTTTCGGCACCCATGGTTGCTGCCTGTGCCAATTCGCCTTTCCTGTTCGGTCGTGACCTTTGGGACGAGACCCGCATCCCGCTCTTCGAGCAGGCGGTGTCGGTACGCTCGACGCGATCGAGGGGTGCGGACCGGGTAAACTTTGGAATGGGCTACGCTCAGGAATCGTTGGTCGAGTTTTTCGACGAAAACATTGCGCGCTACGATATCGTGTTGCCCGAAGCGCTTGATGAGGCTGCCGACCGGTTCCCCCATGCACGTCTGCACAACGGAACGATCTGGCGCTGGAACCGCCCGTTGATCGGCATGGACGAAGATGGGCGGCCGCATTTCCGGATTGAACACCGTGTTGTTCCTTCCGGCCCAAGCCTGGTGGACATGATTGCCAATGCCGCATTCTATTTCGGGTTGGTCCACGGTCTGGCCGAGGCGAGCGAGGTGCCGGAGAACCAGCTGACCTTTGAGCTGGCGCGGGCGAACTTTTAC
This genomic interval carries:
- a CDS encoding VWA-like domain-containing protein, which produces MADDAIETKLSAARTRLILDKPFLGALVLRLPLVAGDPRWCKTLATDARKLYYNRAYIDALSLEQTQFVLAHEAMHCALSHFARRGHRDKHRWDVACDFAINPLLANDGLIPTPDALLLREYEGMTAEEIYPLIDENADQEPMDQHLYDENQSESGQGNAPQNSPPPPPGSDSGSGRGENPPQDGQGSGEHGETDESKGGASPPPPLSDQERDSLAVQWQQRLAGAAQQAMQAGKLGGAMARLVDHLLQPQLPWRMLLARYMTRVAHDDYSYMRPSSRREGDAIFPSLRSAQTDLVVAIDTSGSVADREIGEFLSEIDAIKGQMRARITLLACDAELSGGCPWVFEPWETLEPPEKLQGGGGTDFRPVFEWTGRQDREPDLLIYFTDAQGEFPQNEPHYPVIWLVKGKQPVPWGQRLQLN
- a CDS encoding MoxR family ATPase — its product is MRPAHVRAILDGEFLSTEHGHHTPVMLWGPPGVGKSQLVQEIGERHRVPVIDIRLSQMEPSDLRGIPFRVDDLVEWAIPALLPDAERHGPRGILFLDEITSAAPTVSAAAYQLILDRRLGEYHIPDGWAIFAAGNRQGDRGVTYSMPAPLANRFSHLEFETNLDDWVQWAYAHEIDERIIAFLRFRPELLFDFDPAHNPVAFPSPRSWEFAHRALHKFLDKPDLILGALQACVGPAAGVELKAFIDNLDQLPDIDAITAGDPSVPVPKETDLQYAVAAALVGRSIRSQNGQNGTEALGHILDYAGRFPSREMGVMLVSDMHRAIGEKIFAVPQFQQWAKNVADVMLYDS
- a CDS encoding glutamate-cysteine ligase family protein, with protein sequence MGQDINGGRYQKQDFDAFRARLTEETDLLHAFLQEGRFADGARTGGYEVEAWLVDGELRPAPINEVFLEKLDDPMVVPELSSFNVELNTEPRVLQGDALRRMHEDLDRVWSRCREAASQLGAELLATGILPTVREDDLVLDNMSHRPRYRALNEQILRLRKGEPIHLDIAGREVLDVSHHNVMLEAAATSFQIHLKVGPEEAVRYFNASIVLSAPMVAACANSPFLFGRDLWDETRIPLFEQAVSVRSTRSRGADRVNFGMGYAQESLVEFFDENIARYDIVLPEALDEAADRFPHARLHNGTIWRWNRPLIGMDEDGRPHFRIEHRVVPSGPSLVDMIANAAFYFGLVHGLAEASEVPENQLTFELARANFYNAARQGLNAHITWLDGETVPVQALLMEELIPLAGDGLRAQGFDEADVDYYMAILRDRVSSWCNGTAWQRAWVESHGRDMTGLAKAILRAQHGRAPVHEWEI